In a genomic window of Cydia fagiglandana chromosome 8, ilCydFagi1.1, whole genome shotgun sequence:
- the LOC134666868 gene encoding putative uncharacterized protein DDB_G0283467: SPTSSTSTSPTYSTSTPPTSLTSTSSTSSTSLTSTSPTRTFSTFSTSTTITSTSLISLILTYPTFSTPSLPTSLTSTSSTSTSSTSLTS, translated from the exons tctcctacttcttcaacttctacTTCTCCTACTTATTCAACTTCAACTCCTCCTACTTCTTTAACatctacttcttcaacttcttcaacttctctaACATCAACTTCTCCAACTCGAACTTTTTCGACTTTTTCAACTTCAACTACTATAACTTCGACATCtcttatttctttaattttaactTATCCAACCTTTTCAACTCCTTCA CTTCCTACTTCTTTAACatctacttcttcaacttcaacttcttcaacttctctaACATCA